One window from the genome of Erwinia sorbitola encodes:
- the thrS gene encoding threonine--tRNA ligase: MPVITLPDGSKRSFDHAVSVMDIAMDIGPGLAKACIAGRVNGELVDAVDPITEDANVAIITAKDEAGLEIIRHSCAHLLGHAIKQLWPDTKMAIGPVIDNGFYYDVDLDHTLTQEDIEQLEKRMHQLAETNYDVIKKKVSWQEARDAFAARGEIYKTTILDENISHDDRPGLYHHEEYVDMCRGPHVPNMRFCHHFKLQKISGAYWRGDSNNKMLQRIYGTAWGDKKQLAAHLQRLEEAAKRDHRKIGKQLDLYHMQEEAPGMVFWHNDGWTIFRELEVFVRTKLKEYEYQEVKGPFMMDRVLWEKTGHWENYKEAMFTTSSENREYCIKPMNCPGHVQIFNQGLKSYRDLPLRMAEFGSCHRNEPSGALHGLMRVRGFTQDDAHIFCTEEQVRDEVNGCIKMVYDMYSTFGFEKIVVKLSTRPEKRIGSDDLWDRSEADLAAALKENNIPFDYQPGEGAFYGPKIEFTLHDCLDRAWQCGTVQLDFSLPSRLSASYIGESNERQVPVMIHRAILGSMERFIGILTEEYAGFFPTWLAPVQVVVMNITDGQSEYVAELTRKLQNAGIRAKADLRNEKIGFKIREHTLRRVPYMLVCGDKEVEAGKVAVRTRRGKDLGSMDVNEVIAKLQGEIRSRNLHQLEE, from the coding sequence ATGCCCGTTATTACTCTTCCTGATGGAAGTAAACGTTCGTTTGACCACGCCGTCAGCGTGATGGATATTGCTATGGACATCGGGCCTGGCCTGGCGAAAGCCTGCATAGCCGGTCGTGTTAATGGCGAACTGGTTGATGCGGTTGACCCGATCACCGAAGATGCCAATGTAGCTATCATCACCGCAAAAGACGAAGCTGGTCTGGAAATCATTCGTCACTCCTGCGCCCACCTGTTAGGACATGCGATCAAGCAGCTGTGGCCCGATACCAAAATGGCAATCGGTCCGGTTATCGACAACGGTTTTTACTACGATGTTGACCTTGATCATACGCTGACCCAGGAAGACATTGAGCAGCTGGAAAAGCGTATGCACCAGTTAGCTGAGACGAATTACGACGTTATCAAGAAGAAAGTCAGCTGGCAGGAAGCGCGCGATGCCTTCGCTGCACGTGGTGAAATTTATAAAACCACCATCCTTGATGAAAACATCAGCCATGACGACCGTCCTGGCCTGTACCATCACGAAGAATATGTAGATATGTGCCGCGGCCCGCACGTACCTAATATGCGTTTTTGTCACCACTTTAAGCTTCAGAAAATTTCTGGCGCTTACTGGCGTGGCGACAGCAATAATAAAATGCTGCAACGTATCTACGGTACTGCATGGGGCGATAAGAAGCAGCTGGCGGCCCATCTGCAACGCCTGGAAGAAGCGGCGAAGCGTGACCACCGTAAAATCGGTAAGCAGCTCGACCTGTATCATATGCAGGAAGAGGCACCGGGTATGGTGTTCTGGCACAATGACGGCTGGACGATCTTCCGTGAGCTGGAAGTCTTTGTACGCACCAAGCTGAAAGAGTATGAGTACCAGGAAGTTAAAGGTCCATTTATGATGGATCGCGTGCTGTGGGAAAAAACCGGGCACTGGGAAAACTACAAAGAGGCGATGTTTACAACCTCTTCAGAGAACCGCGAATACTGCATTAAGCCAATGAATTGCCCTGGTCACGTGCAAATTTTCAATCAGGGTCTAAAATCTTACCGCGACCTGCCGTTACGTATGGCTGAGTTCGGTAGCTGCCACCGTAATGAACCGTCAGGTGCATTACATGGTCTGATGCGAGTGCGTGGTTTTACCCAGGATGATGCCCATATCTTCTGTACCGAAGAGCAGGTACGCGATGAGGTCAACGGCTGTATTAAGATGGTGTACGATATGTACAGCACCTTCGGCTTTGAAAAAATCGTTGTAAAACTCTCTACCCGTCCAGAAAAACGTATCGGTAGTGATGATCTGTGGGATCGCTCAGAGGCTGACCTGGCCGCTGCGCTGAAAGAGAACAACATACCGTTCGACTATCAGCCGGGTGAGGGCGCCTTCTACGGCCCTAAAATTGAATTTACCCTGCATGACTGTCTCGACCGTGCATGGCAATGTGGTACTGTGCAGCTCGACTTCTCACTGCCGAGCCGCCTGAGTGCCTCATATATAGGTGAAAGTAATGAACGTCAGGTGCCGGTGATGATTCACCGTGCAATCCTGGGGTCCATGGAGCGCTTTATCGGGATTTTAACCGAGGAATATGCCGGTTTCTTCCCGACCTGGCTGGCTCCAGTACAAGTTGTGGTGATGAATATCACCGATGGTCAGTCCGAATATGTTGCAGAATTGACCCGAAAACTGCAAAATGCGGGCATTCGTGCAAAAGCGGACTTGAGAAACGAGAAGATTGGCTTTAAAATCCGTGAACATACTTTACGACGTGTTCCCTATATGTTGGTCTGTGGTGATAAAGAGGTGGA
- a CDS encoding YniB family protein: MTYQQAGRVAVLKRIAGWIIFIPALLSTLISLLGFLEKSREQREGINAVMQDFAHVMIDMVRFNTGFLSGFWHNSPVPDFNHGSNILFWIIYVLIFVGLALQASGARMWRQTRFLRENIEDQMILEKARGAEGHSREQLEEKIVVPRHTIFLQIFPLYILPVIVAVAGYFVLKLAGFIY, translated from the coding sequence ATGACGTATCAACAGGCTGGCAGGGTTGCGGTTTTAAAGCGTATCGCGGGCTGGATTATTTTTATTCCCGCGCTGTTATCAACGCTGATTTCACTACTGGGTTTTCTGGAAAAAAGTCGGGAGCAGCGTGAGGGTATCAATGCGGTGATGCAGGATTTCGCCCATGTAATGATCGACATGGTTCGTTTTAATACCGGTTTCCTCTCTGGTTTTTGGCATAATTCTCCAGTGCCAGATTTTAACCACGGCTCAAATATCCTTTTCTGGATCATCTACGTGCTGATTTTTGTCGGTTTAGCCTTACAGGCTTCCGGTGCACGTATGTGGCGTCAGACCCGCTTCCTGCGTGAGAATATTGAAGATCAGATGATCCTTGAGAAGGCACGCGGAGCTGAAGGCCACAGCCGGGAACAGCTGGAAGAAAAAATCGTGGTGCCACGGCACACTATCTTCCTGCAAATATTCCCGCTCTATATCCTGCCGGTGATCGTCGCCGTTGCCGGTTACTTCGTGCTTAAGCTGGCCGGATTTATCTACTAG
- a CDS encoding DUF481 domain-containing protein codes for MKALNKLSVVLLLSGGALCQQALADNNVFTVMDDPSTAKKDFEGNAAAGYLAQSGNTTSSSATANTNLTWYTPSFAYSLWGNASNTSSNDERSSETYQVGGRTRYNMNSADYLFGQASWLSDRFNGYDGRSILAAGYGRQLLNGPVHSLRVEAGPGVRYDDYHEGGHETQALAYGALSYQWQLTDTTKFVQGVSVLGSDDTTVNSETGLQVAINEHFALKMAYNVTWNQNPPASAPDHTDTKTTIMLSYAM; via the coding sequence ATGAAAGCGCTTAATAAGCTGTCTGTAGTTCTGCTGCTCTCCGGGGGAGCACTGTGTCAACAAGCCCTGGCGGATAACAATGTCTTCACGGTTATGGATGACCCTTCTACGGCGAAAAAAGATTTTGAAGGTAACGCCGCCGCTGGTTATCTGGCGCAGTCTGGTAACACTACCAGCTCTTCAGCAACCGCTAATACTAACCTGACATGGTATACGCCTAGCTTCGCGTACAGCCTGTGGGGCAACGCCAGCAACACTTCCTCTAACGATGAGCGCTCCTCAGAGACTTATCAGGTGGGCGGACGTACGCGTTATAACATGAACAGTGCTGACTATCTGTTCGGTCAGGCAAGCTGGTTAAGCGATCGTTTTAATGGTTACGATGGTCGCTCGATTCTTGCGGCAGGTTATGGTCGTCAGCTGCTGAATGGCCCGGTGCATTCACTGCGTGTGGAAGCCGGTCCAGGTGTGCGTTATGACGATTACCATGAAGGTGGCCATGAGACTCAGGCGCTGGCCTACGGTGCATTGAGCTATCAGTGGCAGTTGACCGATACCACCAAGTTCGTTCAGGGTGTTTCTGTTCTGGGTAGCGACGATACTACCGTCAACTCAGAAACCGGCTTGCAGGTAGCGATCAACGAGCACTTTGCGCTGAAAATGGCTTACAACGTGACCTGGAACCAGAATCCTCCAGCGTCTGCGCCTGATCACACCGATACAAAAACAACGATCATGCTCTCCTACGCGATGTAA
- the ghoS gene encoding type V toxin-antitoxin system endoribonuclease antitoxin GhoS, producing MSNHGINQYVVTFRYNEKGLSEVLELSSALINSGFSATLKDDNGLPYELGTNNFGYIGALSEEEIHQQAVGIGEQVLGEAPEIEIQPWDTFRRNTG from the coding sequence ATGAGTAACCATGGAATTAATCAGTATGTTGTGACGTTTCGCTATAACGAGAAAGGATTGTCAGAGGTGCTGGAGCTGAGTAGCGCACTGATTAATAGTGGTTTTTCAGCCACACTTAAAGATGATAACGGCCTGCCATATGAGCTGGGTACAAACAACTTTGGCTACATTGGTGCGCTATCAGAAGAGGAGATTCACCAGCAGGCCGTGGGAATAGGTGAACAGGTATTGGGCGAGGCCCCGGAGATTGAGATCCAGCCCTGGGATACCTTCCGCCGTAACACTGGCTAA
- the hxpB gene encoding hexitol phosphatase HxpB — translation MSYHRPVLAAIFDMDGLLIDSEPLWQQAELDVFTTLDVDLSRRSELPDALGLRIDQVVRMWYETLPWKGPSQTEVTQRVIARALSLVEETRPLLPGVEQALQLCQSEGLKIGLASASPLFMLERVLEMFNLRDYFEVLASAESLPYSKPHPQVYLDAAARLGIDPLNCVTLEDSFNGMIATKAARMRSVVVPDAAHAADLRWSLADVKLASLEELTAQHLHGR, via the coding sequence ATGTCTTACCACCGCCCCGTACTCGCCGCCATTTTTGATATGGACGGCCTGCTGATTGATTCAGAACCCCTGTGGCAACAAGCCGAACTGGATGTTTTCACCACCCTTGATGTCGACCTGAGCCGCCGCAGCGAACTGCCGGATGCACTCGGGTTACGCATCGATCAGGTGGTACGTATGTGGTACGAAACCCTGCCGTGGAAGGGGCCTTCCCAGACAGAAGTTACCCAACGGGTTATTGCGCGGGCCTTAAGCCTGGTTGAAGAAACCCGCCCCCTGCTGCCAGGCGTTGAACAGGCATTACAGCTATGTCAGTCAGAAGGGTTAAAGATCGGCCTCGCCTCTGCTTCGCCGCTGTTTATGCTGGAGCGGGTGCTGGAGATGTTCAACCTGCGTGACTACTTCGAAGTGCTGGCTTCGGCGGAATCACTGCCCTACAGCAAGCCTCATCCGCAGGTTTATCTCGATGCGGCCGCACGACTGGGGATTGATCCTCTGAACTGCGTCACGCTGGAAGACTCCTTCAACGGAATGATTGCCACCAAAGCAGCACGCATGCGTTCTGTCGTTGTGCCGGATGCTGCCCATGCAGCGGATCTGCGCTGGTCGCTGGCCGACGTGAAGCTTGCCAGCCTTGAAGAGCTGACAGCACAACATCTGCACGGTCGCTAA
- a CDS encoding fructosamine kinase family protein gives MWSAISRLLSEQLGPAEITERRELPGGDVHPAWHLRYGEHEVFVKCNQREMQDMFRWEADQLELLARSQTVRVPAVYGVGNDRDTSFLLLEYIPVRKLDEHGAFLLGQQLAHLHRWSEQPQFGLDFDNNITTTPQPNSWLRRWSVFFSEQRIGWQLQLAEEKGIQYGDSELIIRCVQKILETHHPEPSLLHGDLWPANCAGGDNGPWIFDPACYWGDRECDLAMLPWFPEVPLQIYDGYQSVWPLPGDYLQRQPIYQLYYLLNRANVFGGDWLGEAQRAVCALLDNDEPGKHHARPA, from the coding sequence ATGTGGTCAGCCATTAGTCGTCTGTTGAGTGAGCAGCTGGGGCCGGCAGAGATTACCGAACGCAGGGAACTGCCCGGTGGTGATGTCCATCCAGCCTGGCACCTGCGCTATGGTGAGCATGAAGTTTTTGTTAAATGTAACCAGCGCGAGATGCAGGATATGTTCCGCTGGGAAGCCGACCAGTTAGAACTTTTGGCGCGCAGTCAGACCGTGCGCGTTCCTGCCGTATATGGCGTCGGTAACGATCGTGATACCAGTTTTTTACTGCTGGAATATATTCCAGTCAGGAAGCTTGATGAACATGGGGCCTTTCTGCTGGGTCAACAGCTGGCGCATCTTCATCGCTGGAGCGAGCAGCCACAGTTTGGCCTGGACTTTGACAATAACATCACGACTACGCCGCAGCCGAACAGCTGGCTGCGCCGCTGGTCAGTGTTTTTTTCCGAACAACGAATCGGCTGGCAGCTCCAGCTGGCTGAGGAGAAAGGCATCCAGTATGGCGACAGCGAATTAATCATCCGCTGCGTGCAGAAGATACTGGAAACTCACCATCCTGAGCCATCACTGCTGCACGGTGACCTGTGGCCGGCTAACTGTGCCGGAGGTGACAACGGGCCGTGGATATTTGACCCGGCCTGTTACTGGGGCGATCGCGAGTGCGATCTGGCTATGCTGCCCTGGTTCCCGGAGGTTCCTTTACAGATTTACGACGGTTACCAGTCTGTCTGGCCGCTCCCTGGTGACTACCTGCAACGTCAGCCAATCTATCAGCTCTATTATTTACTCAATCGGGCCAATGTTTTTGGCGGGGACTGGCTGGGAGAAGCGCAGCGTGCAGTATGTGCATTACTGGATAATGATGAACCGGGGAAGCACCACGCGCGTCCAGCCTGA